The DNA sequence CGCAGACCGCAACAAACATCAGCAGGGGGATATACTCGGCAAAGGTAAGCTCAACCATTACAGTGCCCCCTCATGCCCGGACTCGTGATGACCGCCAAGGCCCAGAAAGAACAGTGTATTGCTGATAATGTCGGCAACCCCTTGCAGGGCCAGGGTTACAGGCATGATCAGAAGAAGTGTTTTCAGCAAATAAATGAACGGCAATCCGCCGGGCTCAGTAGAGACTTCCATTACACTCCAACTGGCCAGCACGTAGTCAAGGCTGAGCCAGAAGATCAAGGCGCACACTGGCAGCAGGAACAATAACCCGCCAAGTGCGTCCACCAGTGCTTGATGTTTGCCACTCATTTGGCGATAGAAGATATCGACCCGGACATGACCAGCGCGTTTGAGGGTAAACGCAGCGCCCAGCATAAACACGATACCGTGCAGGTAGGTGATACTCTCCTGTAGGGCGATGGAGTTAACCTCCAATACATAGCGCATCACCACGACAGTAGTGGTAAGTAGTGCCA is a window from the Porticoccaceae bacterium LTM1 genome containing:
- a CDS encoding TRAP transporter small permease subunit, which codes for MTVATSADRLARGIDSFTERCGRAISWLTLAMALLTTTVVVMRYVLEVNSIALQESITYLHGIVFMLGAAFTLKRAGHVRVDIFYRQMSGKHQALVDALGGLLFLLPVCALIFWLSLDYVLASWSVMEVSTEPGGLPFIYLLKTLLLIMPVTLALQGVADIISNTLFFLGLGGHHESGHEGAL